AATTTGTAATCCTCCCAACATAGCGTAGGCTTTGCATTAATAAGTGTATCAAGTTTATAAGCTAGCACTTCAAACAGTACAAAACATCGATAgcatatctttaaatttttccttaaaactgAATGTGCAATGATTTATCTAAGAATAAAGTGAaagtaaatgcttaaaattttatttttagaataagtgAAACTTTACAAATGTGTATTAATGTGTAATTTACAGACATGAATATTTAAGGTTTACACAAGTTATTGCTTCTCCCCATTAACACAATCTTCTTTGTCTAAAGATTCACTACAGCTATCAACAGAATCTTCATCCTCACTGACCCTGAAAAGCATATaccaaactattttaaacaccAGCATTCAAAATTgccaaaaaccattttttaggagaaagaataaatcaaaaacaataacTGAAGGGCTTTTTACTAAGATGTTACTCGCCAGAATTTTCGGCATATTATCTACAGATTACTTTTAGACTTGCATCAACCACATGCAGTGAAAATGGTCCTTTTTACAATCCTAATTAAAAAcagcagaaatatttaaaaataatttatcttaagaAGAGCGttaagagcaataaaaaaataactaaaaaggacTGGCAGACaattgtgaagaaataaaatctttatcttAATAGAATAAGGATAATAGAatgttattatgttttaatttagccGATTTAAAGTATCCTTACTGCAATCTATCaaatacttcattaaaaatgtacaacaaattaaagttatgaatgaaaaacaatgttactcttgtgcttttttttctttctcctcaCTCTGTTATTGTGACTGTGCTGTTTCTTTTTCCCAGCATCACAATtcctttcttttcaaaaacaggtgaaaaatttcttctctttttattctAACAAGTTGGAGAGAAACAAGTAGGCCATCTAAAAATTCTCCCCTCCCCTATTGACTCAGAACATTTGCAAAGAGTTATCTTTCATTCCTGACACAGTTAAGCTGAACTGAATTTTCTGTTTGAATTAGAATCAACCAAAATGTccagggaaatttttttttagctacacTTAAGAATTTAAgcttaaagttattaaaaaagcagaaaaagaaagaattttggGTGGCTAGAAGACATAAACAGATAAATCAAATATTAGTCTTTGGAGAAAATctaaagaaaagtttaactaGACAAAGGGAGAGGTTCTTTCTGAGAGGAGAGGCATACTTCACTCGCGTGGCCTACATTGGAATCTGAATTAAATTGCTGGATCCTCAGCAAAACAGAGAAAGGATATCGATTGCTTTGTCtttaaagcttttcttttaacaggaaaaaaaagaatattcaatcTCACCAGCAACCCGTCATGGTGCTACTGATTTATGAGGCTACTAATGGTGTAGatcaggggtgtcaaactcgctGCCCGAGGTGAACATTTTTGTGGCCCAGTCAATATATCcgaagcaaagtaaaaataaaattagaaacgaaaccagcatataaaattataacatactttatttaaaaaactatacggatcattttaaattgtccacgcgaaaatgtaaaattctaattgggtGAAATGGAGTCCGTGTCACACTAAGCTATCAATTAGATAGTACATAATCAGGTTTATCCTATTATAGCGAGGTAAGTTGGTTATCTTGCTCCAAGGTTCTCAATCAATTCTgggatttgaaacaaaaaatatgtaagtttttacAAACTATAAATCAAGATACAAGCTTGTTCTCCGATCAAATAGGGTAGCAAGACTTATCTTTTATGGTTGATATAACCAAACACTTAtccgatttaaatttattgttacaaggCAAGGATCAGATCATTACAAACATGATTGACAGAATTAAAGCATTCAaatgtaaactatttctttggGAAAGGCAACTGGAAAATGAAGATTTAACGTACTTCCCAAcgtgcaacaagaacaaatctAGTTTAGATGATactgcatcgtatcaaaaatacgcagaaaaaatttcaagtcttagaacagaatttgaaaccaggtttaaagattttaattctttggaagacaaattttgtttgttttcttcgattttctcaataaatatagactcagtacccagttacatgcaaatggaagtgattgagattcagtgcggctcaaatttgaaggcaaaattcattgaagtgggtgTGCCTGAATTTCACGAATATTTACCAGCAAcatttgaaaatactcgaaaattcgcgtatgaaattatttccatgtttggaagtacttatcagtgagagaaattattttctgttatgaagGGAAATAAATCTGTCCGAAACCGTATTAATAACGCTCACGTTGGGTCAATTTCGAAAGTAGTCTcagccaataaaatttctcccgaaatagAAAAGATAATAGCAGGGAAGAGATGTCAAGTATCAGGacgtaaacaataatttaactttatatacgTTTATAacaattcgaaataaaaatatttgtttctatgaacattgattttctttttctgcggcccacctaaagttaagcattgtttattttgcccaagttagcttttgagttCGACACCCCTGGTGTAGATGGTATAAACATGGATGAGGTACCACTGAGTATTGCCTTTATGATTCCGGGCAATGAGaagatttttactgtaattacgGCAAGCTCCCCTTGTACTTTTCAAGGAAAAGGCAATGCTGAAAACATATTCTCTCACAGGTGAACGAAAAAGGGTGGATCCACATCATCACACTTCTTTAATCTCTAAAAATTGTTGATTATGGACTTAATGTGGCCTTATAGATGTtgggttaaaaaatgaaacccAACGCTACATCTTCTTCTCCTATAGAAGGCCTTACTTCACCTGAGGTGATGACTTTATGCCCcaagaaactatttaaaaaaagtttctatccATTTGGAGTTGAATAAAAaccctcaaaataaaattagtagcaAGAGAAccattttggtaaataaaaaatagcttgtAACTCAATATTACTGATATTCTTGAAAttggtataaaaaattcattgccTACCAATATCATCAAAAGAACggcatataaatatattcaagtTGTTGAAAGCTAATATATATTGTgcgtaaaaaagtaatattaagaaAGTTGCTGAgaacaaagtatttttataaaatattgaacaacTCAGATACAATGGACATGAAATGATTCATCTGTAATGGAAGATGGTGGGAGTTGTagtaaaatagcataaaatatattttaaaatatcatactggaaaagagcataatttttaaagattcgtttttatactttgtataataatatttattggagAAGACCATTGCAGTAAAAACAATATGACTCGTTAGTCCAgaatccaattaaaaaaattattattagacgCTTTAGAATACAGATAGAGATCCATTGTGTTATCAACAGTAAATTTTGCCAAAAGTCAAGCCAATggacaataaaaatgaattagccatttaaaaaattgatcgCTTAAAAAATGGAAGATGGAggggtaaaaatagatttttgataTCCAGTTGTTGTAACATTGAATAACAATTAgatgtttatgttttttaaaatgaaaagttagcTCATGTATTTACTTAGAAAAgaaacaagaattaaaaatgaatatagatttcagaaataaatgaaattaaatagttaagaaatttGAAGTGTCTAAAATGGAATGAGACCAAGAGTGACAGAGCTATAAGTTGTTCATATAAGCTTACgtagaaaataagaaaacctcagtaaatttaaagtaacgCCTCAGCAACTGTGTTAAATTATAAAGCCtctaataagtaatttaaagagatattaaaaagtaacatatggaaaattaaaaaaaaataataattactcatCAATAGAGTTCTCTGCTTCATCACCATTGGTTGATTCTTCAATCTTTTTGCTACAACTTGGTTCATCAAAATTCTCTCCATTAgtactttcttcaaaaatttccgGATCAGCATCGTGCACCTTGTCGGTAATTTCTTCTACTTCTTTGCCATcctttgtaaaaaatttggtgATGGGACTCTGCCATTTTGGAGTAGGACGTTTAATCGGCTTGTTTAATGAACcgcttttacttttttctaggaGTGAGAGcattaaaagaacatttaattaactgaaaataaacatttttaacttatctttaaaaaaaaactattttaaataagtagctTTTATAACAGTAACtgaatcaaagaaaaattaattaagttttaattttctaatcaaCAGATTGATTAAGCATTTGGAATAAATCACTGacagaacaaaagaaaaaaatctaaataaaacttattttcttgaTTTGATTTCCATATAAGTTCCAACACGTTATGTTTAAAGAGTTGCTGTCCCAAAGGTAAAGGTTATGAAATTAAACACATAACATACTTTGCATGCATAactttttcttaacaaatttgtttcccttaattgtaaatatagcccacaatctgaaaaatatgaactCAATAGTTTAGTCAAGAGTGTGATCAAAAGTTTAGACCTTTGCATATTGCGTTATATCTCTGAAATTGTTTAAGTGAATAAACATCTTTTTACACACAATAATAAAGGTTATAAAAAATGAtgccaagaaaaaaatttttttttttaattgtaagctATGCAAATgcttgcatcattttaaaatatgtaattttaaatgacaaaatgtgCAGAAGACTGATTATAATGCATAGCTTCCAACttgttgaaaacaaaaataggaaCACAAAGCATGGTTAGCCAATCAGGGGTAATTATGACACAAAGTGCTAAACAAATTGTCAACATATTAATAAACCACACACATTTcgtattaagcataattttttgctaacagtttttaatgaagaatttcacacttttatagtaactaattcaagGAAAAACTTACTTCAGACAAGAATcacaatattggatttttaaattgtgtgaatataATTAGCaattatggattttaaaaacgtgtGAAAATGAACagcaatattggattttaaaaacttgagaATGCAAATCGGGTCATTGGATTTCAAACTctcgtaaatacaaatcacaacatttgatttttgaaataccTGAATAGGAATCACgatgtacaatttttaaattgcatgaataCAATTCGCAAcgtgtaacttttaaatcagttacATTTGAAAATCGTGTGATTATTAGCTCCTAGTTCCTAATATTCAAAATTGCGAAAATCAGTCAAACCAAAGTAATCAAATTAGCAGAAGAATCATATAATGTAAATGTCTTGTTAACAAGATGTagcaaaagttcaaaattttgttgaattttaagtCTTGGATTCGCTGAAGTCCGCCAACCAATGGCTTTGAGCTACATGGAATTCTGTGATATTCGTGGAAAATTACATGCCCTGCTTCTAGTTCTTAGGCTTGCA
This region of Parasteatoda tepidariorum isolate YZ-2023 chromosome X1, CAS_Ptep_4.0, whole genome shotgun sequence genomic DNA includes:
- the LOC107443156 gene encoding uncharacterized protein isoform X2; amino-acid sequence: MPPRTKADAYSKAGGKASRKSSISKPLAKSIKIKKSKSGSLNKPIKRPTPKWQSPITKFFTKDGKEVEEITDKVHDADPEIFEESTNGENFDEPSCSKKIEESTNGDEAENSIDEVN
- the LOC107443156 gene encoding uncharacterized protein isoform X1; the protein is MPPRTKADAYSKAGGKASRKSSISKPLAKSIKIKKSKSGSLNKPIKRPTPKWQSPITKFFTKDGKEVEEITDKVHDADPEIFEESTNGENFDEPSCSKKIEESTNGDEAENSIDEVSEDEDSVDSCSESLDKEDCVNGEKQ